In Paenibacillus kyungheensis, the following are encoded in one genomic region:
- the rlmN gene encoding 23S rRNA (adenine(2503)-C(2))-methyltransferase RlmN → MKPFIYDYALEDLQNWAKENNEPAFRAGQIFDWLYVKRVTSFEEMTNLSKELRAKLNDQFSFVMLDEITKMQSKDGTVKFLFGLHDAHAIETVIMRHNYGNSICVTTQVGCRIGCTFCASTLGGLKRNLTAGEIVAQVVQAQKILDETNERVSSIVIMGSGEPFENYEATMTFLRIMIHEKGLNIGQRHITVSTSGIVPNIYKFADEDTQINLAISIHAPNDKLRSKLMPVNRRFPFDDVMESLRYYLNKTGRRITFEYALIGGVNDQPEHAEELADVLKTMMCHVNLIPVNYVPERDYVRTPRKDIFEFQRILSDKGVNVTIRREQGHDIAAACGQLRAKHMESTAR, encoded by the coding sequence ATGAAACCTTTTATATATGATTATGCTTTGGAAGATCTACAGAACTGGGCAAAGGAAAATAATGAGCCTGCTTTCCGCGCAGGACAAATTTTTGACTGGCTGTATGTGAAGCGTGTGACTTCGTTTGAGGAAATGACTAACCTTTCCAAGGAACTTCGCGCTAAACTAAACGACCAGTTTTCTTTTGTTATGTTAGATGAGATTACTAAAATGCAGTCTAAAGATGGTACGGTTAAATTTTTGTTTGGTCTGCATGATGCTCATGCGATCGAGACCGTTATTATGCGTCACAACTACGGAAATAGTATCTGTGTAACTACACAGGTAGGTTGCCGTATCGGTTGTACATTCTGTGCGTCCACATTGGGTGGCTTGAAACGTAACCTTACAGCAGGTGAGATTGTGGCTCAGGTTGTTCAAGCACAGAAGATTTTGGATGAAACGAATGAGCGTGTAAGCAGTATTGTAATTATGGGTTCAGGTGAGCCGTTTGAAAATTACGAAGCAACAATGACTTTTTTACGGATTATGATTCATGAAAAAGGATTGAATATCGGGCAACGTCATATCACTGTTTCTACAAGTGGAATCGTACCGAATATTTATAAATTTGCAGATGAAGATACACAGATTAACCTAGCGATTTCTATTCACGCACCGAACGATAAATTGCGTTCTAAATTGATGCCGGTTAACCGTCGTTTTCCTTTTGATGATGTGATGGAATCTCTTCGTTATTATTTGAATAAAACCGGTCGCCGGATTACGTTTGAATATGCGTTGATTGGTGGCGTTAATGATCAGCCTGAGCATGCAGAAGAATTAGCAGATGTTCTCAAAACTATGATGTGTCATGTCAATTTGATTCCTGTTAACTATGTTCCAGAACGTGATTATGTGCGTACCCCGCGCAAAGATATTTTTGAATTCCAGCGTATTTTATCTGACAAAGGTGTGAATGTAACGATTCGTCGTGAGCAAGGACACGATATCGCTGCTGCTTGTGGACAGCTACGAGCGAAACACATGGAGTCGACTGCGAGGTGA
- the recG gene encoding ATP-dependent DNA helicase RecG, whose amino-acid sequence MNISLEQITVRQVNGVSALKEGELHAFGVYTILDLLEYFPFRYEDYRLRSLIEVKDGEKITVQAKIVGLPVLQRYGKKSRLTCKMMVDDWMVTATWFNRHYLKEQLTSGREIILTGKWDQRRSQMTVLDSEFPDKGTQRSGSLQPVYSVGGNITQGWMRKTIGKALDQYGEMIPEILPQEIMQRYKLVSRKQAIRHLHQPGDTDEGKQARRRMVYEELFLFQLKLQAYRNINRKRNGGIVHTTDNATIREFVRSLPFELTDAQKQVELEILKDMRAPYSMNRLLQGDVGSGKTVIAAIALFATVRSGHQGALMVPTEILAEQHMRSLQRMFEPFGITVGMLTSSVTGRKRKDLLASLQMGMIDILVGTHALIQDEVYFRSLGVVVTDEQHRFGVNQRSILRRKGFDPDVLTMTATPIPRTLAITAFGDMDVSTIAERPKGRKPINTYWVKHNMMDRVKGFIAREIDQGRQAYLICPLIEESDKLDVQNAIDLYIQMDQDFPNYKVGLLHGRMSAAEKEETMRHFYSNDIQLLVSTTVVEVGVDVPNATLMIIMDADRFGLSQLHQLRGRVGRGEHASFCILIADPKSETGQERMRAMTETEDGFEVSRRDLEIRGPGEFFGTKQSGLPEFKVADMMSDYEVLEIARVDAVKLVSNEFFWTSPEYAALRDYLEKQQVFQGELMD is encoded by the coding sequence ATGAATATCAGTCTAGAACAGATTACAGTTCGGCAAGTGAACGGCGTGAGTGCTCTCAAAGAAGGAGAGCTTCACGCCTTTGGCGTCTATACGATACTTGATTTACTGGAGTATTTTCCTTTTCGATATGAAGATTACCGTCTGCGGTCACTGATAGAAGTGAAAGATGGAGAAAAAATTACGGTACAAGCCAAAATTGTAGGTCTACCTGTACTACAACGATATGGTAAAAAATCACGTCTAACCTGTAAAATGATGGTCGATGATTGGATGGTAACAGCGACATGGTTTAACCGTCATTATCTGAAAGAACAATTAACATCAGGTCGTGAAATTATACTTACTGGAAAATGGGATCAACGTCGTTCACAAATGACTGTACTTGATTCCGAATTTCCCGATAAAGGTACACAGCGTAGTGGTAGTCTTCAACCGGTCTATTCGGTAGGAGGCAATATTACACAGGGCTGGATGCGCAAAACGATAGGCAAAGCTTTGGATCAATATGGGGAAATGATTCCTGAAATTTTACCACAAGAGATTATGCAACGTTATAAGCTTGTATCACGCAAACAAGCGATTCGTCATTTGCATCAACCGGGTGATACCGATGAAGGTAAGCAAGCACGTCGCCGGATGGTCTATGAAGAGTTATTTCTATTCCAATTAAAATTACAAGCGTATCGCAATATTAACCGTAAGCGAAATGGTGGGATTGTGCATACGACAGATAACGCAACGATTCGGGAATTTGTTCGTAGCTTGCCTTTTGAATTAACTGATGCACAGAAACAGGTTGAATTGGAAATTCTGAAAGATATGCGTGCACCTTATAGTATGAATCGTCTGCTTCAAGGCGATGTGGGTTCAGGTAAAACGGTCATTGCTGCAATTGCTTTATTTGCAACCGTACGTTCTGGTCATCAAGGCGCATTAATGGTTCCGACCGAGATCCTTGCAGAACAGCATATGCGTTCGCTCCAGCGGATGTTTGAGCCATTTGGGATAACTGTAGGGATGTTAACGAGTAGTGTCACTGGACGCAAGCGGAAGGATCTGCTGGCTTCATTGCAAATGGGGATGATCGATATTTTGGTCGGTACTCATGCTTTGATTCAAGATGAAGTGTATTTTCGCAGTCTAGGGGTGGTTGTCACCGATGAGCAGCATCGCTTTGGTGTTAATCAGCGAAGTATTTTAAGACGTAAAGGCTTTGATCCTGATGTACTAACGATGACAGCTACACCTATTCCGCGGACACTGGCAATTACTGCTTTCGGAGATATGGATGTGTCGACGATTGCCGAACGTCCTAAAGGGCGCAAGCCGATCAATACGTACTGGGTAAAACATAATATGATGGATCGTGTCAAAGGATTTATCGCTCGTGAAATTGATCAAGGACGACAAGCTTATCTAATCTGTCCACTGATTGAAGAATCCGATAAATTGGATGTGCAGAATGCGATTGATCTATATATACAGATGGATCAAGATTTTCCGAATTACAAAGTAGGACTGTTACACGGACGTATGAGTGCAGCAGAAAAAGAAGAAACGATGCGTCATTTCTACAGTAATGATATTCAATTATTAGTGTCTACAACAGTTGTAGAAGTAGGTGTCGATGTTCCGAATGCGACACTGATGATTATTATGGATGCAGATCGTTTTGGATTATCACAACTTCATCAGCTACGTGGACGTGTCGGTCGGGGAGAACATGCTTCGTTCTGTATATTGATAGCCGATCCCAAATCGGAAACAGGGCAAGAACGAATGCGTGCCATGACTGAGACTGAAGATGGATTTGAAGTTTCCCGGCGCGATCTAGAAATTCGAGGACCTGGTGAGTTTTTCGGTACCAAGCAAAGTGGACTGCCAGAGTTCAAAGTAGCGGATATGATGAGCGATTACGAAGTGTTAGAGATTGCTCGTGTAGATGCTGTAAAATTAGTGAGTAATGAATTTTTCTGGACTTCACCAGAATATGCTGCTTTACGGGATTATCTTGAAAAACAGCAAGTTTTTCAAGGCGAGTTAATGGATTAA
- the rsgA gene encoding ribosome small subunit-dependent GTPase A, whose protein sequence is MLQGLIVKALSGYYYVQQQVDDIASGGDHRKTVQCRGRGILKKKGIAPLVGDQVLYSLTENGEGTVEEILPRKTELIRPPVANIEQAVLLFSVKEPDLSLHLLDKFLVHVEDANLEPLICFSKMDLIDPEDTQTLTEVEQARQLYEQIGYKVILTSAEDGSGTAAIRAELSNRLSMFAGQSGVGKSSLLNAIIPGSTINTSEISMRLGRGRHTTRHVELIELDGGGYVADTPGFSQMNFTQLGVDLEDLGSCFREFNEYSDGCKFRGCTHLHEPGCKVTEALANGEIAESRYKHYQLFYQEMKDEKRRY, encoded by the coding sequence ATGCTACAAGGCTTAATCGTCAAAGCTTTAAGCGGCTATTATTATGTGCAACAACAAGTCGATGATATAGCCTCGGGCGGGGATCACCGGAAAACAGTTCAGTGTCGTGGACGCGGTATTCTTAAGAAAAAAGGAATTGCGCCATTAGTTGGCGATCAAGTACTGTATTCGTTAACAGAAAATGGAGAAGGCACAGTAGAAGAAATATTGCCTAGAAAAACAGAGTTGATTCGTCCACCTGTAGCTAATATTGAGCAAGCTGTGCTCCTTTTTTCGGTCAAAGAACCTGATTTGAGTCTGCATTTATTAGATAAATTTCTTGTTCATGTAGAAGATGCGAATCTAGAACCTTTGATTTGTTTTAGCAAAATGGATCTAATTGATCCAGAAGATACGCAAACGTTGACAGAAGTAGAGCAAGCACGTCAACTATATGAGCAAATTGGTTATAAAGTAATTTTGACCAGTGCTGAAGACGGCTCCGGTACCGCAGCAATTCGTGCCGAATTATCAAATCGACTGAGTATGTTTGCAGGACAATCCGGTGTGGGTAAATCTTCTTTACTGAATGCTATTATTCCGGGAAGTACAATCAATACAAGCGAGATTAGTATGCGTCTAGGACGTGGACGGCATACGACACGCCATGTCGAGCTCATTGAGCTTGATGGTGGCGGTTATGTAGCAGATACTCCAGGATTCAGTCAAATGAACTTTACACAGCTCGGTGTGGACTTAGAAGACCTGGGATCATGTTTCCGTGAGTTCAATGAATACTCGGACGGTTGTAAGTTCCGTGGATGTACTCATTTGCATGAACCGGGCTGTAAAGTAACCGAAGCTTTGGCTAACGGTGAAATTGCAGAAAGTCGCTATAAGCACTATCAATTATTTTATCAAGAAATGAAAGATGAAAAACGGAGGTATTGA
- a CDS encoding Stp1/IreP family PP2C-type Ser/Thr phosphatase → MIRTAQHSDRGHVRQVNEDSVWIGSIQQEYTLGIVADGMGGHRAGDTASQLAVQTIIGDLQGLEAGLSLEACRAALHDAILHANNVVFHTAQMDDSYHNMGTTVVAVLLRGDSGIIGHIGDSRAYLVGEEELRLLTQDHTLVNELLKNHQITQEEAAVHPRRNVLTRALGTDAEVVVEIDDIQLKIGEVLLLCSDGLTNMIGSQQIETVALAGIALEERAKHLVALALEAGGEDNITVALFEMDDSTVELSTKGWEQ, encoded by the coding sequence TTGATTAGAACAGCGCAACATAGTGATAGGGGACACGTTCGACAAGTGAATGAAGATTCAGTATGGATCGGTTCTATTCAACAGGAATATACACTAGGTATAGTCGCAGATGGAATGGGTGGACATCGTGCAGGCGATACAGCAAGTCAACTGGCTGTGCAGACCATTATCGGTGATCTGCAAGGGCTAGAAGCTGGCTTATCGCTAGAAGCTTGTCGTGCTGCTTTACATGATGCGATTTTACATGCGAATAATGTTGTTTTTCATACTGCTCAAATGGACGACAGTTACCACAATATGGGGACGACTGTTGTAGCTGTATTGCTACGCGGTGATAGCGGCATTATCGGTCATATCGGTGATAGCCGCGCTTATTTGGTAGGCGAAGAAGAATTACGTCTATTAACGCAAGATCATACACTGGTTAATGAATTGCTCAAAAATCATCAGATTACTCAAGAAGAAGCAGCTGTGCATCCTCGTCGCAATGTGTTAACACGTGCACTGGGTACAGATGCAGAAGTCGTTGTAGAAATAGACGATATTCAGCTTAAAATCGGTGAAGTGCTTTTGCTATGTAGTGATGGATTAACGAATATGATTGGTAGTCAACAGATCGAAACGGTTGCTCTGGCAGGTATTGCACTTGAAGAACGTGCGAAGCATCTGGTAGCTCTAGCACTTGAAGCTGGTGGCGAAGATAATATTACTGTTGCCCTATTCGAAATGGATGACTCTACGGTAGAGTTGAGCACGAAGGGGTGGGAACAATGA
- a CDS encoding DAK2 domain-containing protein, which translates to MSKRFLNGTDFTAMVLAGAERLQQHAEHVNSLNVFPVPDGDTGTNMNLTMTAGVTELKRNHSAVIGSTATVLSKGLLMGARGNSGVILSQLFRGFSRSVASYEELNANQFAAALQSGVESAYKAVVKPVEGTILTVAKEAAKHALYYSRRTTDITELMGEVLKRAQETLAQTQEMLPILKQVGVVDSGGQGLVYIYEGFYNYLQNGYEVNQDQADIYANIGESVPIHGSSVALDKAKGLATTTDAHLSTHDHSAQSRIETEDIEFLYDMEFFINRQIGDIKNAPFHEEAFRQELSINGDSIIVIADDEVVKVHVHSKAPGEVLNLALRYGEITQIHILNMREQHRDLLSAGLDIAPSPDVFAEMPTQPLTAQETATPPAEEVAPYGFIAVSSGDGISDIFKSLGVDVILSGGQTMNPSTEDFVKAVESMSADHIFILPNNSNIVLAAQQAKDLLEETHQITVIPSKSIPQGIAAAFAFQEDEEVSVNQSNMNEALQHVKSGQVTNAVRDTVIEDMNIKEGQYIGIYNSKIVAASDLMLTTCQQLLSKMIEEGQEVVTVLVGNDADDQDTTALMSWLEETYPDAEIEMHEGGQPVYHYLFSVES; encoded by the coding sequence TTGAGTAAGCGTTTTTTAAATGGGACTGATTTCACCGCTATGGTGCTTGCTGGAGCAGAGCGATTGCAACAACATGCAGAACACGTCAATTCCCTCAATGTGTTTCCGGTACCTGATGGAGACACAGGAACGAATATGAATTTGACTATGACTGCGGGTGTAACTGAATTAAAACGTAATCATTCAGCAGTAATAGGCTCCACTGCAACTGTATTATCGAAAGGGTTATTAATGGGCGCACGCGGTAATTCTGGTGTTATATTATCACAATTATTCCGCGGATTTAGTCGTTCTGTAGCTTCTTATGAAGAATTAAATGCTAATCAATTTGCCGCAGCACTTCAAAGCGGAGTGGAATCTGCGTACAAAGCGGTAGTCAAGCCAGTAGAAGGAACAATCTTAACTGTTGCCAAAGAAGCAGCCAAGCATGCGTTATATTATTCACGTCGCACGACTGATATTACCGAGTTGATGGGCGAAGTACTTAAACGTGCTCAAGAAACATTAGCACAGACGCAAGAAATGTTACCAATCCTGAAGCAAGTAGGCGTTGTCGATTCAGGTGGACAAGGATTAGTCTATATCTATGAAGGATTCTACAATTATTTGCAAAACGGTTATGAAGTTAATCAAGATCAAGCAGATATCTATGCAAATATCGGAGAAAGTGTGCCTATACATGGTTCGAGTGTCGCTTTGGATAAAGCAAAAGGATTAGCGACGACTACAGATGCACATCTATCCACTCACGATCATTCTGCTCAATCACGCATCGAAACTGAAGATATCGAGTTTTTGTACGATATGGAGTTTTTTATCAATCGTCAAATCGGTGATATCAAAAATGCTCCTTTTCATGAAGAAGCATTCCGTCAGGAACTTTCAATTAATGGAGATTCGATTATTGTGATTGCAGATGATGAAGTGGTCAAAGTACATGTGCATTCCAAAGCACCGGGTGAAGTATTGAATCTAGCGTTACGTTATGGTGAAATTACACAGATTCATATTTTGAATATGCGTGAGCAACATCGTGATCTATTGTCAGCAGGGTTAGATATTGCTCCATCTCCAGATGTATTTGCGGAAATGCCAACCCAACCTTTAACTGCGCAAGAAACAGCGACACCACCTGCGGAAGAAGTAGCACCTTATGGATTTATAGCGGTATCATCAGGTGATGGTATTTCTGATATTTTCAAAAGTCTAGGTGTAGATGTTATCTTATCCGGTGGACAGACGATGAATCCAAGTACAGAAGACTTTGTAAAAGCGGTCGAAAGTATGTCCGCAGATCATATCTTTATTCTGCCGAATAACTCTAATATTGTACTGGCGGCTCAACAAGCTAAAGACTTATTAGAAGAAACGCATCAGATCACGGTTATTCCAAGTAAAAGTATTCCACAAGGTATAGCGGCTGCGTTTGCTTTTCAAGAAGATGAAGAGGTCAGTGTGAATCAGAGCAATATGAATGAAGCTTTGCAACATGTGAAGTCCGGTCAGGTAACCAATGCTGTACGTGATACAGTGATTGAAGATATGAATATCAAAGAAGGACAATATATCGGAATTTATAATTCCAAAATTGTAGCTGCTAGTGATCTGATGCTTACGACCTGTCAGCAACTATTGTCCAAAATGATTGAAGAAGGACAAGAAGTAGTTACTGTATTGGTTGGTAACGATGCAGATGATCAAGACACGACTGCTCTGATGAGCTGGCTTGAAGAGACCTATCCTGATGCAGAGATTGAGATGCATGAAGGTGGTCAACCGGTTTACCATTATTTATTCTCGGTGGAATCTTGA
- the rpe gene encoding ribulose-phosphate 3-epimerase, giving the protein MNPIKIAPSILSADFAKLGAEIAEIERSGADWLHVDVMDGHFVPNITFGAPVLQAVAPHTGLFVDVHLMIENPENYIADFVKAGAHMITVHAEACVHLHRVIHLIKEHGVKAGVALNPATPVSAIAEVLDDLDMVLVMTVNPGFGGQAFIPRMVDKVKQLRDWANAKGHTAFHIEVDGGISATTAKLVVDAGADVLVAGSAIFGAPDRAKAIQSIRDSLN; this is encoded by the coding sequence ATGAATCCTATCAAAATCGCGCCTTCGATCTTGTCAGCTGACTTTGCCAAATTAGGTGCCGAAATCGCAGAAATCGAACGCAGTGGAGCAGACTGGTTACATGTTGATGTTATGGATGGACACTTTGTACCTAATATTACATTTGGTGCTCCTGTATTACAGGCTGTTGCTCCACATACAGGATTATTTGTAGATGTTCATCTTATGATCGAAAATCCAGAGAATTATATCGCTGATTTTGTAAAAGCAGGCGCACATATGATTACGGTGCATGCAGAAGCATGTGTACATTTACATCGTGTAATTCATTTAATCAAAGAACATGGTGTAAAAGCAGGGGTAGCTTTGAATCCTGCAACTCCAGTCTCTGCGATTGCAGAAGTATTGGATGATTTGGATATGGTGCTTGTTATGACAGTGAACCCGGGATTCGGGGGACAAGCGTTTATCCCACGTATGGTGGATAAAGTAAAACAACTACGTGATTGGGCTAATGCAAAAGGTCATACTGCTTTTCATATCGAAGTGGATGGAGGCATCTCGGCAACAACTGCCAAATTAGTAGTTGATGCAGGTGCAGACGTGTTGGTAGCAGGAAGTGCGATATTCGGAGCTCCTGATCGTGCCAAAGCGATTCAAAGTATTCGAGATAGCTTGAATTAA
- the pknB gene encoding Stk1 family PASTA domain-containing Ser/Thr kinase, whose protein sequence is MIGHTLGGRYEVIEEIGGGGMALVYNARDVLLNRHVAIKVLRQQFVYDEEFIRRFRREAQSAASLSHPNVVSIYDVGQEGDIHYIVMEYVQGYNLNEVIKERAPLPVDEAIRIASQICDALDHAHHNQIIHRDIKPHNILIGRNGRVKVTDFGIARAVTSTTITQTGSVVGSVHYFSPEHAKGVATGEKSDLYSLGIVLYQMLTGRLPFLGESPISVALKHLQDEFEEPRLINPLIPQSVENIILKSMRKSPSERYNSAHEMLQDLDTCLLPERRSETKVYFPTVDDEEQTRVISAIRPTSIPVGDDDRKSDREMSRSSAPAKQQRKWVKPTIWISAVVILLVLMGLATMYVRSTLDVAEVAVPNVVNQTQASAESMLEAQGLVRGQVTSEYKEGQPAGIVIAQSKDAGTMVKQGASIDITVTAEKELSKMPDLNAKTYEDARKLLLAEGFKEDQITRVDENNDSVDSGTVFDQTPGANADVDPATTTVTVTVSKGTATASVPDLTGMSQSDAQAKLSSNGFTVGDVGQETSYTVASGKVTRQNPAAGNSLSKGSKVSFWVSSGYPPEAFDFTYSVSIPPATAGKSSKINIKYTDATGENKDWGTKTISSRQSLKVNMVLGPNRDGAVSIYRDGEFIDTYAIGYNEAKQGSVQETVIEPDAPVEVPPVDNSGNTGTGTGTDDPAVDPPTDGQGTTPTDPATDGTTPTDPTTEEGSTDGGTTSTP, encoded by the coding sequence ATGATCGGACATACGCTAGGCGGCCGTTATGAAGTCATCGAGGAAATCGGTGGCGGCGGTATGGCGCTTGTATACAATGCGCGTGATGTGCTGCTTAATCGTCATGTTGCCATCAAAGTTTTGCGCCAGCAATTTGTATATGATGAAGAATTTATTCGCCGTTTTCGTCGGGAAGCTCAATCAGCGGCGTCCTTATCACATCCTAATGTGGTTAGCATCTATGATGTTGGACAAGAAGGCGATATTCACTATATCGTGATGGAATATGTACAAGGTTACAATTTGAATGAAGTGATCAAAGAACGTGCTCCTTTGCCTGTGGATGAAGCGATCCGAATTGCTTCTCAGATTTGCGATGCACTTGATCATGCACATCATAATCAGATTATTCACCGTGATATCAAGCCGCATAATATTTTGATCGGTCGTAATGGACGGGTGAAAGTAACTGATTTTGGTATTGCTCGTGCGGTGACTTCTACCACGATTACACAGACAGGTTCTGTTGTTGGTTCAGTGCATTATTTTTCACCTGAACATGCTAAAGGTGTAGCTACTGGTGAAAAGTCTGATTTGTATTCGCTTGGGATTGTGTTGTATCAAATGCTGACTGGGCGACTTCCTTTTCTCGGTGAAAGCCCGATTAGTGTAGCGCTTAAGCATTTACAAGATGAATTCGAAGAACCGCGGTTAATCAATCCGTTGATTCCGCAAAGTGTAGAAAATATCATTTTGAAGTCGATGCGTAAAAGCCCTTCAGAACGATACAATTCTGCTCATGAAATGTTACAAGATCTAGATACGTGTCTGTTACCAGAACGTCGTAGTGAAACGAAAGTATATTTCCCAACAGTAGATGATGAAGAGCAGACACGCGTCATATCAGCGATTCGTCCGACTTCGATTCCTGTAGGAGATGATGATCGTAAGTCAGATCGTGAAATGTCACGATCTTCTGCTCCTGCGAAGCAACAGCGCAAATGGGTAAAACCAACCATCTGGATATCGGCGGTTGTGATTCTGTTGGTATTGATGGGTCTTGCAACAATGTATGTACGTTCTACTCTCGATGTAGCCGAGGTGGCTGTACCCAATGTAGTTAACCAAACGCAAGCTAGCGCTGAAAGTATGCTAGAGGCGCAAGGATTAGTTAGAGGTCAAGTAACAAGTGAATACAAAGAAGGACAGCCTGCTGGTATCGTTATCGCCCAGAGTAAAGACGCGGGAACGATGGTCAAACAAGGAGCTTCTATTGATATTACAGTCACCGCTGAAAAAGAATTATCCAAAATGCCTGATCTGAATGCCAAAACGTATGAAGATGCACGTAAATTGTTGCTAGCAGAAGGATTTAAAGAAGATCAGATTACACGTGTCGATGAAAATAACGATAGTGTCGATAGTGGAACTGTATTTGATCAGACACCTGGAGCGAATGCAGATGTTGACCCTGCAACAACAACAGTCACTGTAACTGTAAGTAAAGGAACAGCGACGGCTTCTGTACCTGATCTCACAGGGATGAGTCAGTCTGATGCTCAAGCTAAATTATCTTCAAATGGATTTACTGTAGGAGATGTAGGACAAGAGACAAGTTATACCGTAGCTAGCGGTAAAGTAACTCGTCAAAATCCGGCTGCTGGTAATTCATTAAGTAAAGGAAGTAAAGTATCGTTCTGGGTGAGTTCTGGATATCCACCAGAAGCATTTGACTTTACGTATTCTGTATCTATTCCACCAGCAACAGCAGGCAAATCTAGTAAAATCAATATCAAATACACCGATGCTACTGGTGAAAATAAAGATTGGGGAACCAAAACAATCAGTTCACGTCAATCTCTAAAAGTGAATATGGTGTTAGGACCGAATCGTGATGGTGCAGTATCGATCTATCGTGATGGCGAATTTATTGATACGTATGCGATTGGATACAATGAAGCGAAGCAAGGCAGTGTACAGGAAACGGTTATCGAACCAGACGCTCCTGTTGAAGTTCCACCGGTTGATAACAGTGGAAATACGGGCACAGGAACAGGAACTGATGATCCTGCTGTAGATCCGCCAACAGACGGTCAAGGAACTACACCAACAGATCCAGCTACAGATGGAACTACTCCGACAGATCCGACAACAGAAGAAGGATCAACAGATGGTGGAACGACCAGTACACCGTAA
- a CDS encoding DegV family protein: MAHTIIVTDSTADIPAALAEQYGIRIIPLSLFFGEETFEDGVDIQANEFYRRLVSVSVLPTTSQPAPAKFAEAYQSIHEQYPDASIVSIHLSSGLSGTYQSALIGKSMIDQDDHITILDSKSASYGFGMAVVHAARLAQQGKTVNEIIDGVEHILKSRSLYFIVDDLENLRKGGRIGRASAVLGTLLNVKPILSIDEQGQIYAVEKVRGQKKAMARIVEMMRQELKVDKINLALGHTADPQSTEPLLALFKEHYEIGELVLPDIGSVVGSHTGARTLGIFAWPDQP; the protein is encoded by the coding sequence ATGGCACATACGATAATCGTCACTGATAGTACAGCAGATATTCCGGCTGCTCTAGCAGAACAGTATGGTATACGGATTATCCCGTTAAGTTTGTTTTTCGGTGAAGAAACGTTTGAAGATGGTGTAGATATTCAGGCAAATGAATTTTACCGTCGTCTGGTGTCTGTATCTGTCTTGCCGACTACATCACAACCGGCTCCTGCCAAATTTGCAGAAGCGTACCAATCCATTCATGAGCAGTATCCTGATGCTTCGATCGTATCTATTCATTTATCATCAGGACTTAGCGGGACGTATCAATCAGCATTAATCGGCAAATCGATGATCGATCAAGATGATCATATTACGATACTGGATTCCAAGTCGGCTTCGTACGGGTTTGGAATGGCTGTAGTACATGCAGCTAGACTGGCTCAGCAAGGAAAAACAGTCAATGAGATTATAGACGGTGTAGAACATATTTTGAAAAGTCGTTCATTGTACTTTATCGTAGATGATCTGGAAAATCTGCGTAAAGGTGGACGGATTGGACGAGCATCAGCAGTTCTCGGAACATTACTGAATGTAAAGCCTATCTTATCGATTGATGAACAAGGTCAAATCTATGCTGTTGAAAAAGTAAGAGGTCAGAAAAAAGCAATGGCACGTATCGTAGAAATGATGCGTCAAGAATTAAAAGTGGATAAAATCAATCTAGCTTTGGGACATACAGCTGATCCACAGTCTACCGAGCCACTGTTAGCGTTGTTCAAAGAACATTATGAGATTGGTGAGCTGGTGCTACCAGACATCGGATCTGTAGTGGGAAGCCATACAGGAGCGCGTACACTTGGAATCTTCGCGTGGCCGGATCAGCCATAA
- the rpmB gene encoding 50S ribosomal protein L28 has protein sequence MARKCYVTGKKPGSGNTVSHANNRNRRTWGVNVQKVRILVDGKPKRVYVSTRALKSGKVTRV, from the coding sequence ATGGCTCGCAAATGTTATGTAACAGGTAAAAAACCTGGTAGTGGTAATACTGTTTCTCACGCTAATAACCGCAATCGTCGTACTTGGGGCGTGAACGTTCAAAAAGTTCGCATCTTGGTAGACGGTAAACCAAAACGCGTATATGTCAGCACCCGTGCTTTGAAATCCGGTAAAGTGACTCGCGTATAA